Proteins found in one Sorghum bicolor cultivar BTx623 chromosome 1, Sorghum_bicolor_NCBIv3, whole genome shotgun sequence genomic segment:
- the LOC8054188 gene encoding EPIDERMAL PATTERNING FACTOR-like protein 2, with protein sequence MGHIFLLLVVLLLTSTRATAAVHARASAIEEASFAGIRGVIGSRPPSCAGRCRSCGHCEAVQVPVSPQQLQRKKKEGLGHSSRAAAAAATTGGRAMPASYDDHSNYKPLSWRCKCGRHILDP encoded by the exons atgggccatatTTTCCTCCTCCTGGTAGTCCTCCTGCTCACTTCCACGCGAGCCACCGCCGCCGTCCATGCCAGAGCTTCCGCCATTGAG GAGGCGAGCTTTGCAGGCATCAGGGGCGTGATCGGATCCCGGCCGCCGAGCTGCGCGGGGAGGTGCAGGTCCTGTGGCCACTGCGAGGCAGTGCAGGTGCCCGTATCTCCGCAGCAGCtgcagaggaagaagaaggagggTCTCGGCCATAGCAgcagagctgctgctgctgctgctaccacCGGTGGAAGAGCAATGCCGGCCTCCTACGACGACCACTCCAACTATAAGCCGCTGAGCTGGAGATGCAAATGTGGGCGGCACATCCTCGACCCTTGA